One genomic window of Pseudomonadota bacterium includes the following:
- a CDS encoding ATP-binding protein, whose protein sequence is MNTEAYAVLFVDSDSERLATFRYAMGAQFRVLTAQSAQEALRYLQGERVAAMVAALECLEISQRARHVGSQAVRVMLASASQAPQAQRAVDEGHAELWLLEPWSCEQMAAQLRVAVECVHLEGDARQAALKLLQANSPAAAWHGQEELAHELANPLGALAVNVQFVYDHLREAMGRIDDPKGVGPLLQQALEAQGDALEGVQQLRGLVERLRRGVGPSTPPPDGYCDVHRVVSSTLRLVRSNLGPNVQAQVIEHGRPVVAMDVSAFGQVVLNLLINASRAVQKTPASRHFITVRVDDHESSAIVRVSDTGPGIDDSVRARMFERHVGTQDEGRGLGLTIARELVTQAGGRISLESKAGRGATFVVELPKYQR, encoded by the coding sequence ATGAACACCGAAGCGTACGCCGTGCTTTTCGTGGACTCCGACTCGGAGCGTTTGGCCACTTTCCGCTATGCCATGGGAGCGCAGTTCAGGGTGCTGACGGCACAGAGCGCCCAGGAAGCCTTGCGTTACCTGCAGGGCGAACGGGTAGCGGCCATGGTGGCGGCACTCGAGTGTCTGGAGATCTCGCAGCGAGCGCGCCATGTCGGCTCGCAGGCCGTGCGCGTCATGCTGGCAAGCGCATCGCAGGCACCTCAAGCGCAGCGGGCGGTCGATGAGGGCCACGCCGAGCTGTGGCTGTTGGAGCCCTGGAGCTGCGAGCAGATGGCAGCCCAGCTGCGTGTTGCCGTGGAGTGTGTGCACCTCGAAGGGGACGCGCGTCAGGCCGCACTGAAGCTGCTGCAAGCCAACTCGCCAGCAGCCGCCTGGCACGGGCAGGAGGAGCTCGCGCACGAGCTGGCGAATCCACTTGGCGCCCTAGCGGTCAATGTCCAGTTCGTTTACGATCACCTGCGCGAGGCGATGGGTCGCATCGACGATCCCAAGGGCGTGGGACCGCTGCTGCAGCAGGCGCTGGAGGCCCAAGGGGATGCCCTGGAGGGCGTTCAGCAGCTGCGGGGCCTGGTCGAGAGGCTGCGCCGCGGCGTGGGGCCGAGCACTCCACCGCCCGACGGCTACTGCGACGTGCACCGGGTCGTCTCCTCGACCCTGCGTCTGGTCCGCAGCAACCTTGGGCCGAACGTACAAGCCCAGGTGATAGAGCATGGCAGACCCGTGGTAGCCATGGACGTCTCGGCGTTCGGCCAGGTGGTGTTGAACCTGCTGATCAATGCGTCGCGGGCGGTCCAAAAGACCCCCGCCTCACGCCACTTCATTACGGTCCGCGTCGACGATCACGAAAGCAGCGCGATCGTACGCGTCTCCGACACGGGTCCGGGCATCGACGATTCCGTTCGGGCCCGCATGTTCGAGCGTCACGTGGGTACCCAGGACGAGGGGCGGGGGCTCGGCCTCACGATCGCACGCGAGCTTGTCACACAGGCAGGAGGGCGCATCTCGCTCGAGAGCAAAGCGGGACGCGGCGCTACCTTCGTGGTGGAGTTGCCCAAATACCAGCGTTAG
- a CDS encoding CBS domain-containing protein — protein MQRSVVTAEERDDLASALRVMTTRGFRHLPVLSEGSLVGVVSQSDIILQGPDGETPYDDQVGEVMSTPTETIHPDADISEAAALMAVQRVGCLPVVEDDRLVGIVTTSDMLTAATHCRMDPRRGPPSDVGSVMFPRPGAVGPDASLHEAITVMFQNGARHVAVIGSKMHVLGIISEGDVRRAIGSPLAERRQEVPAQLRTITVAEVMTPSPQTVRVDEPVEQVVDLLLGHGLWVVPVVDARGSFVGMASYLDIVRRLGSQ, from the coding sequence ATGCAACGGAGCGTCGTGACCGCCGAGGAGCGCGACGATCTCGCTTCGGCTCTGCGGGTGATGACGACGCGGGGTTTCCGTCACCTGCCCGTGTTGAGCGAAGGCAGTCTCGTGGGCGTGGTCAGCCAGTCGGACATCATCTTGCAAGGCCCGGATGGAGAGACGCCCTACGACGACCAAGTCGGTGAGGTCATGAGCACGCCCACCGAGACGATTCATCCGGACGCGGACATTTCCGAGGCGGCCGCCCTCATGGCTGTGCAGCGGGTAGGCTGCCTGCCGGTCGTGGAGGACGACCGGTTGGTTGGCATCGTCACAACCAGCGACATGCTGACGGCAGCCACCCACTGCCGCATGGACCCTCGCCGGGGGCCGCCGTCCGATGTGGGTTCGGTTATGTTCCCGCGTCCGGGCGCGGTGGGCCCGGACGCTTCGCTGCACGAGGCCATCACCGTCATGTTCCAGAACGGTGCCCGACACGTTGCTGTGATCGGCTCGAAAATGCACGTGCTCGGGATCATTTCGGAAGGCGACGTCCGGCGTGCCATCGGCAGTCCCCTGGCCGAACGGCGTCAGGAGGTGCCGGCCCAGCTTCGGACCATCACCGTCGCGGAGGTGATGACCCCGTCGCCCCAGACCGTCCGGGTCGACGAACCCGTCGAACAGGTCGTGGATCTGCTGCTTGGCCACGGGCTTTGGGTCGTGCCGGTGGTCGATGCCAGGGGCTCGTTCGTGGGGATGGCGTCGTACCTGGACATAGTGCGCCGTCTTGGCTCCCAATAG